A single genomic interval of Paenibacillus sp. J23TS9 harbors:
- a CDS encoding putative quinol monooxygenase: MNKYGAYVKFTAKPGEREILANILLEAAAAAQTVEECEVYIINLSETEPDAIWVTEVWSSSEAHKASLTQPGTKDSIARAMPLIAGVESIPVMPLGGKGL; encoded by the coding sequence ATGAACAAATACGGAGCATATGTGAAGTTCACGGCAAAGCCTGGAGAGCGGGAAATACTGGCAAACATTCTGCTGGAGGCTGCGGCGGCGGCTCAAACCGTTGAGGAATGCGAGGTCTACATTATCAATCTGTCGGAAACGGAACCCGATGCCATTTGGGTAACCGAAGTATGGAGCAGTTCTGAAGCTCACAAAGCGTCTCTAACCCAGCCCGGGACCAAAGACTCCATTGCCCGTGCCATGCCGCTGATTGCCGGAGTGGAATCTATTCCGGTAATGCCGCTTGGAGGCAAGGGTTTGTAA
- a CDS encoding AAA family ATPase, whose amino-acid sequence MKFIILFGPQAVGKMTVGQELEKITELKLFHNHMTIELVTPFFSYGSAPGKRLVSLFRQEIFEEVAKSDLEGLIFTFVWAFDLQNDWDYIEKISRIFENQGGTVYLVELEADMEERLERNKSPHRLSHKATKRNIEFSKRDLRVTMENHRLNSMEGEIGHANYLRINNTELSPETVAQMIKEKFQL is encoded by the coding sequence ATGAAATTCATCATTCTCTTTGGGCCTCAAGCTGTCGGGAAAATGACGGTAGGTCAAGAACTGGAGAAAATTACAGAGTTAAAGCTTTTTCACAACCATATGACGATCGAGTTGGTCACGCCGTTTTTTAGTTATGGTTCGGCACCAGGGAAGCGCTTGGTCAGTTTGTTCCGTCAGGAGATTTTTGAGGAAGTGGCCAAGAGTGATCTGGAAGGATTGATTTTCACGTTTGTATGGGCTTTTGACCTGCAGAACGACTGGGATTATATCGAGAAAATCAGTCGTATATTTGAGAATCAAGGCGGTACAGTATATCTGGTTGAGCTGGAAGCGGATATGGAGGAGCGGCTGGAACGCAATAAAAGCCCGCACCGATTAAGTCATAAAGCGACGAAGAGAAATATTGAGTTCTCCAAAAGGGACCTTCGGGTGACCATGGAAAATCACCGGCTTAATTCCATGGAGGGTGAAATCGGGCATGCCAATTATTTAAGAATCAACAACACGGAGCTCAGTCCGGAAACCGTCGCACAGATGATTAAAGAGAAATTTCAGCTGTGA
- a CDS encoding AraC family transcriptional regulator, with protein MSSLLDLTPFVRSAHRWVYDGGIHEHTRTGYAFGIHYFTAGMGSVCIEGTEYKAEKGAMIFIRPGEVHSFHPLPRQALEAYNVYFDLWSVPRPHQPRFAFAPDEPDPKYMTRVEECPELAHIPSCTVMGASSLPAVCLHQLCQMEYIVYGEEIASSLMRAILLHAAGSPFNQKVRDYRITRLMQQIELYPDAEFQVEHWCEQSGLRKSQLYKLFREETGMSPMAYQSKMRLKKAALLLLESTQTVTAIAELLGYSSIHHFSKQFSFEYGKSPTEYRQMNRMDTGQGESQFILKSKIL; from the coding sequence ATGAGCAGCTTGCTTGATCTTACGCCGTTTGTGCGCTCTGCCCACCGCTGGGTATACGACGGAGGTATACATGAGCATACAAGAACCGGCTATGCTTTTGGGATCCACTACTTCACCGCCGGAATGGGCAGCGTCTGCATTGAAGGAACCGAATATAAAGCAGAGAAAGGAGCGATGATCTTCATCCGCCCCGGAGAAGTTCATTCCTTTCATCCACTGCCACGCCAAGCACTCGAAGCTTACAATGTGTATTTCGATCTATGGTCTGTTCCGCGTCCTCATCAGCCTAGGTTCGCCTTCGCCCCCGATGAGCCGGATCCTAAATATATGACACGAGTGGAGGAATGTCCGGAGCTAGCGCACATTCCTTCCTGCACTGTCATGGGGGCCTCCTCATTGCCCGCAGTTTGCCTGCATCAGCTATGCCAGATGGAATACATCGTTTATGGCGAGGAGATTGCTTCCAGTCTGATGCGGGCCATCCTGCTTCACGCGGCTGGCAGTCCATTTAATCAGAAGGTCCGCGATTACCGGATAACCAGGCTTATGCAGCAGATCGAGCTGTATCCTGACGCCGAATTCCAGGTCGAGCACTGGTGCGAGCAATCCGGGCTGCGTAAATCGCAGCTGTACAAGCTGTTCCGGGAAGAGACAGGCATGTCGCCGATGGCTTATCAGTCCAAAATGAGACTAAAAAAAGCAGCACTGCTACTGCTTGAGTCCACACAGACGGTTACTGCCATTGCCGAGCTGCTCGGGTACAGCTCCATTCATCACTTTTCCAAGCAGTTTTCCTTTGAATATGGGAAAAGCCCTACTGAATATAGGCAGATGAACCGGATGGATACCGGTCAGGGGGAATCACAGTTCATATTAAAATCAAAAATTCTATAA
- a CDS encoding GNAT family N-acetyltransferase produces the protein MNYTIRPITDLDISFMWEMLYESMYVPEGQKPFSRDILQDPSIAKYAEHWGRDGDIGFIALTEDGQPMGTITARLFQENSPGYGYVGADVPELGMALSQAFRGQGIGTALMRTLFEELQNNGTTRVSLSVDPNNTAAVKLYQRFGFVEVGMVDTSITMVADIQQQFSI, from the coding sequence ATGAATTATACAATCCGGCCGATTACGGATCTGGATATATCTTTTATGTGGGAGATGTTATATGAATCCATGTATGTTCCTGAAGGCCAAAAGCCATTCAGCAGGGATATTCTTCAGGACCCCTCGATAGCCAAGTATGCTGAGCATTGGGGTCGGGATGGAGATATCGGATTTATTGCCTTAACAGAAGATGGACAGCCGATGGGCACGATTACAGCACGGTTGTTTCAGGAGAACAGCCCAGGGTATGGCTATGTCGGAGCTGATGTTCCGGAGCTGGGGATGGCGCTATCTCAGGCGTTTCGGGGTCAGGGGATCGGGACGGCACTCATGAGGACGTTATTTGAGGAGCTGCAAAATAACGGGACGACACGGGTATCGTTGAGCGTAGATCCCAATAATACCGCTGCAGTCAAGCTGTATCAACGCTTTGGATTCGTAGAGGTTGGCATGGTTGATACGTCCATAACGATGGTTGCCGATATACAGCAGCAATTCTCCATTTGA
- a CDS encoding GNAT family N-acetyltransferase has protein sequence MNQRIEEYALNAWPTLQTLVYDGWLLRFADGYTKRSNSVNAIYNTSEDDLALKITKCEEMYRNAELDAVFKITPFVPASLDQTLEERGYKLVDPSTVMILELDKAAMPKLTHIEVSESLTSKWVDTFTSFHNGLSERNQAAMKKMLSQTVLQTGYFTLYQGSIPVACGLGVIEDQVVGLFDIVTSEQHRNQGYGEQLILNILQWAKENGSTHSYLQVIQNNPPANRLYEKLGYREIYSYWYRSKTIL, from the coding sequence TTGAATCAAAGAATCGAGGAATACGCATTAAATGCCTGGCCGACACTGCAAACACTAGTCTATGACGGATGGCTTTTGCGTTTTGCGGATGGTTATACGAAACGCTCCAATTCCGTGAATGCGATCTATAACACAAGTGAAGACGATCTGGCACTAAAAATAACCAAATGCGAGGAAATGTACCGGAATGCGGAACTCGATGCGGTATTTAAGATTACGCCTTTTGTTCCCGCGTCTTTGGATCAGACCTTAGAGGAAAGAGGTTATAAGCTGGTTGATCCGTCCACAGTCATGATCCTGGAACTGGACAAGGCGGCTATGCCGAAGCTGACCCATATTGAGGTCTCGGAATCACTAACTTCGAAATGGGTGGATACCTTCACTTCTTTCCATAATGGTCTGTCAGAGAGAAACCAAGCGGCAATGAAGAAGATGCTGTCCCAAACGGTGCTGCAAACGGGATATTTTACACTGTATCAGGGGTCCATACCTGTTGCCTGCGGACTTGGGGTCATTGAGGATCAAGTTGTCGGGTTATTTGATATCGTCACGTCCGAGCAGCACCGGAATCAAGGTTACGGCGAACAGCTTATCTTGAATATACTGCAATGGGCAAAAGAAAACGGGTCAACACATAGCTATCTTCAGGTTATCCAGAACAATCCGCCTGCTAACCGTCTGTACGAAAAGCTGGGCTACCGTGAAATTTACTCCTATTGGTATCGCAGTAAAACAATACTGTAA
- a CDS encoding GNAT family N-acetyltransferase, whose amino-acid sequence MMMNMKHKDKNDIFTIDCKDILLREYLIEDVEALCALTRQPEIKTFLPDWDVPLEQRVDWITNYETVDNQRFLQAVASGGHVGDLMLRLGIILKETGEFIGWCNTAIKEELPEPNREIMYAISNQHTNKGYTTQAVRALAQYLFAHTDIIMLNAVALTHNHSSNKVIQKSGFDYVDQIEIEGQKYNHYKLYKAAFHLPGVN is encoded by the coding sequence ATGATGATGAATATGAAGCATAAAGATAAGAATGATATTTTCACAATAGATTGCAAGGATATATTGCTGCGGGAATATCTGATTGAGGATGTGGAGGCACTGTGTGCGCTCACCCGGCAGCCCGAGATCAAGACCTTTTTACCGGATTGGGATGTGCCGCTTGAACAGAGAGTGGACTGGATAACCAATTACGAAACCGTGGATAACCAGCGTTTTCTTCAAGCTGTAGCTTCAGGCGGACATGTCGGTGATCTGATGCTTCGACTCGGAATCATTTTGAAAGAAACGGGTGAGTTCATCGGCTGGTGCAATACTGCAATCAAGGAGGAGCTGCCTGAACCGAACAGAGAAATCATGTACGCCATTTCCAACCAGCATACGAATAAAGGCTACACAACACAGGCTGTTCGTGCACTTGCACAGTATTTGTTTGCCCATACGGATATCATCATGCTTAACGCGGTGGCTTTGACCCATAATCATTCTTCCAACAAGGTTATTCAGAAAAGCGGATTTGATTACGTGGATCAGATCGAGATCGAAGGCCAAAAATACAACCACTATAAGCTTTATAAAGCTGCTTTTCATCTGCCAGGAGTGAACTAA
- the aac(2')-IIb gene encoding kasugamycin N-acetyltransferase AAC(2')-IIb, translated as MSDRKKIKPTSRELMEFHVEALFTHDQNMRLRTINEPWPGEDSAPRFFLGRTIEGTALCRLRYDVPEMLARQLEELCADEPILSDFQTKPKHFEAYMNLLQSERFTMGPCYLIPEETMPAMQVVCITRDNMKEFMYDGFEWLISEIEYVQPCIALVHESRIVSICRSVRITSRAHEAGLETLDVFRGKGYAAAVVAGWAMAVRKMECVPLYSTLWENLASQHVARKLALSFYGVNFTVI; from the coding sequence ATGAGTGACCGAAAAAAAATCAAACCAACTTCCCGTGAGCTGATGGAGTTCCATGTAGAGGCGCTATTTACACATGATCAGAACATGAGGCTGCGCACGATAAACGAGCCCTGGCCCGGAGAGGACTCGGCCCCCCGGTTTTTCCTGGGACGGACTATTGAGGGAACGGCTCTCTGCCGGCTTCGGTATGATGTCCCCGAGATGCTTGCCAGGCAATTGGAGGAATTATGCGCTGACGAACCGATCTTAAGTGATTTTCAGACGAAACCGAAACATTTTGAGGCTTACATGAATCTCCTTCAAAGTGAACGCTTCACGATGGGACCCTGTTATCTTATTCCTGAGGAAACCATGCCGGCGATGCAGGTGGTCTGCATTACCCGGGACAATATGAAGGAGTTTATGTACGACGGTTTCGAGTGGCTGATCTCTGAAATTGAATATGTGCAGCCATGCATAGCCCTCGTGCATGAAAGCCGAATCGTCTCGATCTGCCGCAGCGTTCGCATTACATCGAGAGCACATGAAGCAGGGCTGGAGACCTTGGACGTCTTTCGTGGCAAGGGGTATGCCGCGGCAGTTGTTGCTGGTTGGGCTATGGCGGTGCGTAAGATGGAGTGTGTTCCGTTATACAGTACATTGTGGGAGAATCTGGCATCCCAGCATGTGGCAAGAAAATTAGCCCTGTCCTTTTATGGAGTCAATTTTACGGTCATTTGA
- a CDS encoding bifunctional 2-polyprenyl-6-hydroxyphenol methylase/3-demethylubiquinol 3-O-methyltransferase UbiG yields MNKVITYYNAFDEWGRLDREPIEFIINLHHIKSLLPANGHILDNGAGPGKYAMELAKLGYRVTLTDLTPRLVEIAKKKAEEFQVEGQFAGFYPADARDLSLFPENYFDAALMLGPLYHLQEEESRVQAIRELHRVTKPGGLVFVALMSKTKFLTTSLMYPEFWKPNHTVQGIAEFLESGTFDHQDEGRFTGAYYFDIDDINPFMESHGFETVKLVGSSSIAGAMKEEQWDYWQQQGEEAFQQIMHIVMKESENPYMLGSASHLLYIGRKRA; encoded by the coding sequence ATGAACAAAGTCATTACATACTACAATGCATTCGATGAATGGGGACGGCTGGACCGGGAGCCTATTGAATTCATTATTAATTTGCATCATATCAAAAGTCTTCTGCCAGCTAACGGTCATATTCTGGATAACGGCGCCGGGCCGGGGAAATACGCGATGGAGCTCGCCAAGCTGGGTTACCGGGTGACGTTAACGGATTTGACTCCGAGATTGGTGGAAATCGCGAAGAAAAAAGCCGAGGAATTCCAGGTCGAGGGTCAATTTGCAGGGTTTTATCCGGCAGATGCCCGAGACTTAAGCCTTTTTCCGGAAAATTACTTTGATGCCGCGCTGATGCTTGGACCACTGTATCATTTGCAAGAAGAAGAGAGCCGGGTACAGGCCATTCGGGAGCTGCACCGGGTCACGAAACCGGGTGGGCTCGTATTTGTGGCTTTGATGTCCAAAACCAAGTTTTTAACAACCTCGCTCATGTATCCAGAATTCTGGAAGCCGAACCATACGGTTCAGGGTATCGCGGAATTCCTGGAGTCGGGAACGTTTGACCATCAGGATGAAGGGCGTTTTACCGGAGCGTACTACTTTGACATTGATGATATTAACCCGTTTATGGAGTCTCATGGATTCGAAACCGTCAAACTGGTGGGCTCCAGCAGTATTGCGGGTGCGATGAAAGAGGAACAGTGGGATTACTGGCAGCAGCAGGGTGAAGAAGCATTCCAGCAAATCATGCACATCGTAATGAAGGAATCCGAAAATCCGTATATGCTAGGGTCTGCATCGCATTTGCTTTATATCGGCAGGAAGAGAGCCTGA
- a CDS encoding alpha-amylase family protein has translation MRFRQIHLDFHTSEHIPGIGKQFSKQQFQEMLKRGHVDSITIFAKCHHGWAYFPSEVNEQHPNLNFDLLGAQIEAAHEIGVKTPVYLSVGFEEKIARIHPEWLMRDEKDRTNWVDGFMVPGWHQFCLNTPYLDHVIRQTEEVVRKYDADGIFLDIVGVRKCYCPTCLNQLLAEGKDPRDTQSVVELGERVYANYANRIRDAIHAIKPGLPVTQNSGHFPHGRRDLIDVNTHLELESLPTAGWGYDHFPLSARYVQPLGVDFLGMTGKFHKFWGEFGGYKHPNALRYETALSLAHGAHCSIGDHLHPEGLMDPATYDLIGAAYREVEAKEPWCSNTRNIADIALLSVESTGYEDHASAMFTNQFDAGAVRLLLEGKFLFNVVDMDSDFLAYKVIIMPDHVLVNDKLKAKLEAFIAQGGKILATGKSGMDLEGEQFVLDLGVRRTGDNLYKPDYFCPEFDLPSLRQANFLIQARGQRIELTEGGKVIAKRVDPYFNRDAFKFSGHQHTPFTFDAKDESPGVVESDAGIYIAWNMCEDYAINGSLPVKELIHQSIRRLLPDPTLSTTLPAQGVVTLQHQTEESRLVNHLLYASPVKRGTNVEIIEDIIPVHDVKVELHLPGKKITGVYLAPQKTPLAFEQSGSHVKYTVPVLESHQMVVLDLK, from the coding sequence ATGCGATTCAGACAAATTCACCTAGATTTCCATACATCCGAGCATATCCCGGGTATCGGCAAACAGTTTTCCAAGCAGCAGTTCCAGGAGATGCTGAAGCGGGGGCATGTCGATTCCATAACGATTTTTGCCAAATGCCATCATGGCTGGGCCTATTTCCCTTCGGAAGTCAATGAACAGCATCCGAACCTGAACTTTGATCTCCTCGGAGCCCAGATCGAAGCGGCTCATGAAATCGGAGTCAAAACTCCGGTATATTTGTCCGTAGGCTTTGAAGAAAAGATCGCCCGTATTCATCCGGAATGGCTGATGCGCGACGAGAAGGATCGCACCAATTGGGTGGACGGCTTCATGGTGCCGGGCTGGCATCAATTCTGTCTCAACACGCCATACCTGGATCATGTCATCCGCCAGACGGAGGAAGTCGTACGCAAATATGATGCAGACGGGATCTTCCTGGACATCGTCGGCGTACGTAAATGCTATTGTCCGACATGCCTTAATCAGCTGCTGGCTGAAGGCAAGGACCCGCGTGATACGCAAAGCGTTGTCGAGCTGGGTGAAAGAGTCTATGCGAACTATGCCAACCGCATCCGCGATGCGATCCATGCGATTAAGCCAGGGCTTCCTGTTACGCAGAACTCGGGACACTTCCCGCACGGACGCCGTGATTTAATCGATGTGAATACGCATCTGGAGCTGGAATCGCTCCCGACAGCAGGATGGGGATATGATCACTTCCCTCTGTCTGCGCGTTATGTGCAGCCACTGGGCGTGGACTTCCTCGGTATGACCGGTAAATTTCACAAGTTCTGGGGGGAGTTCGGGGGATACAAGCATCCGAATGCCCTTCGTTATGAAACAGCGCTTAGCCTGGCTCATGGTGCACATTGCTCTATCGGTGATCACCTCCATCCGGAGGGACTCATGGATCCGGCAACCTATGATCTGATCGGAGCGGCATACCGTGAGGTTGAAGCGAAGGAGCCTTGGTGTTCAAATACGCGCAATATAGCGGATATCGCGCTGCTGTCGGTCGAAAGCACAGGCTACGAGGATCATGCCTCCGCGATGTTTACGAACCAGTTTGATGCAGGTGCGGTACGGCTGCTGCTGGAAGGTAAATTCCTGTTCAATGTGGTAGATATGGACTCCGACTTTCTTGCCTATAAAGTAATCATCATGCCAGACCATGTGCTTGTGAATGACAAGCTGAAGGCTAAACTGGAAGCATTTATTGCCCAAGGGGGTAAAATCCTCGCTACAGGTAAATCAGGAATGGACCTGGAAGGAGAGCAGTTTGTGCTTGATCTGGGAGTTCGCCGCACGGGGGATAACCTTTATAAACCGGATTACTTCTGTCCGGAGTTCGATCTGCCAAGCTTAAGGCAGGCCAATTTCCTGATTCAAGCCCGTGGTCAGCGTATTGAGCTTACCGAGGGAGGTAAGGTGATCGCCAAACGGGTTGATCCTTACTTCAACCGGGATGCGTTCAAGTTCAGCGGACATCAGCATACTCCGTTCACCTTTGATGCCAAGGATGAAAGTCCGGGGGTTGTCGAGAGTGATGCAGGTATTTATATTGCCTGGAATATGTGTGAGGATTATGCGATTAATGGCAGCCTTCCCGTTAAGGAGCTCATTCATCAATCAATTCGCAGACTGCTGCCTGATCCGACGCTCTCTACCACTCTGCCTGCTCAGGGCGTAGTTACACTTCAGCACCAGACTGAAGAGAGCCGCCTTGTGAATCATTTGCTGTATGCTTCCCCGGTGAAGCGCGGAACGAATGTAGAGATCATTGAAGATATCATACCGGTGCATGATGTGAAGGTGGAATTGCATCTGCCGGGCAAGAAGATAACAGGGGTGTATCTGGCTCCGCAGAAAACGCCTTTGGCGTTTGAGCAAAGCGGAAGTCATGTGAAATATACCGTCCCTGTGCTGGAAAGCCATCAGATGGTTGTACTTGACCTGAAGTAA
- a CDS encoding NUDIX domain-containing protein → MRIIVTGGAIIQDAEGRILLQRRSDYGDWGLPGGGMEPGELIEDTMKREVWEETGLEVTGFELYGVYSGPRMEYTYPDGNEVVFVMFIFYADVDLRGEMASDGKSLKFRDPGGESLELEFKSLDEIGSQRISSVQRPVFEDLRAEREGILRS, encoded by the coding sequence ATGCGGATTATTGTTACAGGCGGAGCCATTATTCAGGATGCTGAAGGACGTATACTGCTGCAGCGGCGTTCAGATTACGGGGATTGGGGATTGCCGGGTGGCGGAATGGAACCGGGGGAGCTCATTGAGGATACGATGAAACGTGAGGTCTGGGAAGAAACCGGACTTGAAGTAACGGGGTTTGAACTCTATGGCGTATACAGCGGCCCAAGGATGGAGTACACCTATCCGGATGGAAATGAAGTGGTGTTTGTCATGTTTATTTTTTATGCGGATGTGGATCTTCGGGGGGAAATGGCAAGCGATGGGAAGAGTCTTAAATTCCGTGATCCCGGCGGTGAGTCGCTGGAGCTTGAGTTTAAATCTCTGGATGAAATAGGCAGTCAGCGGATCAGCTCGGTGCAGAGACCTGTTTTTGAAGACTTAAGGGCAGAACGAGAAGGGATTTTAAGATCCTGA
- a CDS encoding AAA family ATPase — translation MIIWVNGAFGAGKTQTAHELQRRIPHSFIYDPENAGYFIRKNIPEGIKKGDFQDYPMWREVNYGMIKHIDEQYDGTLIIPMTIVNPQYFDDIVGRLRRDGVVIHHFALCAARETLLKRLRSRGENERSWAAQQIERCIEGLSLPVFERHVDTDTMTTSEVVETIAAALNIRLLPDNRGKLRKKFDRIKTQVSHIRFFQ, via the coding sequence ATGATCATTTGGGTTAATGGCGCTTTTGGAGCGGGGAAAACGCAAACGGCGCATGAGCTGCAGCGGCGGATTCCGCATTCTTTTATTTACGATCCGGAGAATGCGGGATACTTTATTCGAAAAAATATCCCCGAAGGCATCAAAAAAGGTGATTTTCAGGATTATCCGATGTGGCGCGAAGTGAATTACGGCATGATTAAGCACATCGATGAACAGTATGATGGAACCCTGATCATTCCAATGACAATCGTCAACCCGCAGTACTTTGACGACATTGTCGGCAGACTGAGACGAGACGGGGTGGTCATTCATCATTTTGCGCTGTGTGCCGCAAGAGAGACATTGCTGAAGAGATTGCGCAGCCGTGGGGAGAATGAGCGTTCCTGGGCAGCACAGCAAATTGAAAGATGCATTGAAGGACTATCTCTTCCGGTGTTCGAAAGGCATGTGGACACGGATACAATGACAACCTCTGAGGTGGTTGAGACCATTGCGGCGGCTTTGAATATCCGTTTATTGCCCGACAACCGCGGGAAACTGCGGAAAAAGTTTGACAGGATAAAAACGCAAGTCAGCCATATTCGATTTTTTCAATAA
- a CDS encoding SDR family NAD(P)-dependent oxidoreductase yields the protein MSKRCFIITGTSKGMGEAIARRMLERGDKVYGISRSKADSLAHLTGYTHVSFDLMQTTQIEGMLHSVLEPIHPEDFEMVCLINNASMLEPLKLVEDIQPEEMIANLQISLIAPMILTSVFIRKTREWSLRKKVIQITSGSGSYANPAMSVYSTAKAGLNMFTRCAGTELADRVEVIAVDPGMVDTSMQAAARNKEIEDFAMAAHFKQAYEAGQLQSPDEIAAHIARIIDTSMESGRVLTYLENENERGL from the coding sequence GTGTCTAAGCGTTGCTTTATCATTACAGGGACGTCCAAAGGAATGGGTGAGGCGATTGCCAGACGGATGCTGGAACGCGGGGATAAGGTGTATGGAATATCCAGAAGCAAAGCGGATTCTCTGGCTCATTTGACCGGGTATACCCATGTGAGCTTTGATCTGATGCAGACAACACAAATTGAAGGCATGCTTCATTCCGTTTTAGAGCCAATCCATCCGGAGGATTTTGAGATGGTTTGTCTGATCAATAACGCTTCGATGCTGGAGCCCCTAAAGCTAGTAGAAGACATACAGCCGGAGGAAATGATTGCGAATCTTCAGATTAGCCTGATTGCCCCCATGATCCTTACTTCGGTATTTATCCGGAAAACAAGGGAATGGTCACTTCGGAAAAAGGTGATTCAGATTACGTCGGGATCCGGTTCTTATGCCAATCCGGCCATGAGTGTCTATTCCACGGCAAAAGCTGGCCTCAATATGTTTACCAGATGTGCAGGTACAGAGCTTGCAGACCGCGTCGAAGTGATTGCAGTCGATCCCGGAATGGTGGATACGTCGATGCAGGCAGCTGCCAGAAATAAAGAGATCGAGGATTTTGCTATGGCCGCTCACTTCAAGCAGGCTTATGAGGCTGGTCAGCTGCAGAGTCCTGATGAGATAGCTGCCCATATTGCAAGAATCATCGACACATCCATGGAATCAGGCAGAGTGTTAACTTATTTGGAAAATGAAAATGAAAGAGGCTTATGA
- a CDS encoding sulfite exporter TauE/SafE family protein, which translates to MESAAFLIICIIVVIAAGFIQGLTSFGFALIAMPFLARIIPLQQAVPIVVILSLCTNLMVIIDARRHIDLKKIWILIVSSLLAAPLGTYLLLFLDEHILKSFTGIFMILIALLLLLGKSFPVKNEKLAFVPVGIISGLLNGSISMSGPPVALFLSNQKVDKNTFRANITAYGIILNIITICTYAYSGMLTKQVFSYSLWLIPSMLIGVFIGIKAIKKLNDNLFRRLALWVIILSGIWTLISVL; encoded by the coding sequence ATGGAATCTGCAGCATTTTTGATTATATGCATTATCGTGGTAATTGCCGCCGGTTTTATCCAGGGGCTGACGAGCTTCGGATTTGCTTTGATCGCGATGCCCTTTCTGGCAAGGATCATTCCACTTCAGCAGGCAGTTCCGATTGTCGTCATCTTAAGTCTTTGCACGAATTTGATGGTTATCATAGACGCGAGGCGTCACATTGATCTGAAAAAAATCTGGATTCTGATCGTATCGAGCTTATTGGCAGCGCCTCTAGGGACGTATCTGCTTCTTTTTCTGGATGAGCATATTTTAAAATCCTTTACGGGGATTTTCATGATCCTGATTGCTTTGCTGCTCCTGCTTGGTAAGTCTTTTCCCGTCAAAAATGAAAAGCTCGCATTCGTGCCGGTCGGCATCATCAGCGGACTCCTGAATGGAAGTATATCCATGAGCGGCCCGCCTGTCGCGCTCTTTCTATCCAATCAGAAAGTAGATAAAAATACGTTCAGAGCCAATATCACAGCCTATGGCATCATTTTGAATATCATCACCATATGTACATATGCCTACAGCGGCATGCTGACGAAGCAGGTGTTTTCCTACTCTTTGTGGCTGATTCCCAGCATGCTTATCGGCGTCTTCATTGGCATCAAAGCAATCAAAAAATTAAATGATAATCTGTTCAGAAGGCTGGCTTTATGGGTGATTATTCTTTCCGGTATTTGGACATTGATCAGTGTTTTATAA